In the Kwoniella shandongensis chromosome 1, complete sequence genome, one interval contains:
- a CDS encoding 26S protease regulatory subunit 6B, with product MEEIGIDLKLEDPTLSAQITEKQTLLKSLPASDEELYSTFKRLEAHREFLELQEEYIRDETQNLRRELLRAQEEVKRIQSVPLVIGQFLEPVDERRGIVGSTTGSNYVVRILSTLDRELLKPSSSVALHRHSNALVDILPPEADSSIAMLGADEKPDVKYSDIGGLDAQKQEIREAVELPLVQMDLYRKIGIDPPRGVLLYGPPGTGKTMLVKAVANSTKASFIRVVGSEFVQKYLGEGPRMVRDVFRLARENSPCIIFIDEVDAIATKRFDAQTGSDREVQRILLELLNQMDGFDQQTTVKVIMATNRADTLDPALLRPGRLDRKIEMPLPSRRERRLIFQTVTSKMNLGPDVDLEDYVSRPDQLSSAQIASICQSAGLQAVRKNRYVILPIDFEEAWKGSVKRTDETHEFYR from the exons ATGGAGGAGATCGGTATCGACCTCAAGCTAGAG GACCCCACACTCTCTGCTCAGATCACCGAGAAGCAAACGTTGCTCAAATCGCTCCCCGCAAGCGATGAGGAGCTCTACAGTACATTCAAGCGACTCGAAGCCCATCGAGAGTTCCTCGAGctccaagag GAGTACATCCGTGATGAGACTCAGAACTTGAGGAGAGAGCTGCTTCGTGCTcaggaggaagtgaagaggatTCAATCGGTGCCTCTGGTCATTGGACAATTCCTCGAACCTGTAGATGAGAGAAGGGGTATCGTTGGTAGTACAACTG GATCCAACTACGTCGTTCGAATCCTGTCTACGCTCGATCGAGAACTGCTcaaaccctcttcttccgtcgcATTGCACCGACACTCCAACGCCCTTGTCGATATCCTTCCCCCAGAGGCTGATTCCTCCATTGCCATGTTGGGAGCGGACGAGAAGCCAGATGTCAAGTACTCTGATATCGGTGGATTGGACGCGCAGAAGCAGGAGATCAGAGAAGCTGTGGAGTTACCCTTAGTCCAG ATGGACTTGTATAGGAAGATTGGTATAGATCCCCCTAGAGGTGTACTGCTCTATGGACCACCAG GTACCGGTAAAACGATGTTGGTCAAGGCCGTCGCCAATTCCACAAAAGCATCTTTCATCCGTGTGGTCGGTTCGGAGTTCGTGCAGAAGTACCtaggagag GGCCCTCGTATGGTTCGAGACGTTTTCAGATTAGCTAGAGAAAATTCGCCCTGTATTATCTTcattgacgaggttgacgcTATTGCGACAAAGCGTTTCGATGCGCAGACCGGCTCGGATAGAGAGGTGCAACGTATCCTGCTCGAGTTGCTTAACCAGATGGACGGTTTCGATCAACAGACCACAGTCAAG GTCATCATGGCTACTAACCGAGCGGACACATTGGACCCAGCTTTGCTTCGTCCTGGTCGATTGGAcaggaagatcgagatgCCTCTTCCTTCACGACGAGAGAGACGGTTGATCTTCCAGACTGTCACGTCGAAGATGAACCTTGGACCAGACGTTGATCTCGAAGACT ATGTTTCTCGACCCGACCAACTCAGTTCAGCGCAGATCGCTTCCATTTGTCAATCGGCTGGtctacaag CTGTCAGAAAGAACCGATACGTCATCTTGCCTATTGACTTTGAAGAAGcctggaag GGAAGTGTCAAACGAACAGACGAGACTCACGAGTTCT ACCGATAG